A window from Salinigranum halophilum encodes these proteins:
- a CDS encoding phytoene desaturase family protein has protein sequence MNSVSDLSALDGASVVVVGGGFGGLSTACYLADAGAEVTLLEKNDQLGGRASRLERDGFRFDMGPSWYLMPDVFERFFGYFDRTPSDYYGLTRLDPHYRIFFKDGDRVDMVPDLQENRETFEAYEPGAGAKFDEYLRKSERNYQIGMEHFVYEDRSRLRDFLDLDVAKNAWGLSLIGSMQDHVEKYFSHPKLQQIMQYTLVFLGGSPKNTPALYNLMSHVDFNLGVYYPDNGLGGVVDGIVEMAEELGVDFHTGTPVEEIRGRSGAFVVRTANGEFLADYVVSDADYAHTERELLPPEKRQYSDAYWESRTYAPSAFLLYLGVEGDVDPLAHHTLVLPTEWDEHFEKIFDDPAWPDDPAYYLCVPSETDDSVAPAGHSNLFVLVPVAAGLEDTPALRREYRELVLDDIAANTGVDLRDRIVVEESFCVSDFAARYNATKGTALGLAHTLRQTAIFRPPNASQKMDGLFFTGSFTQPGIGVPMCLISGQLTAERMAETIGE, from the coding sequence ATGAATTCGGTCTCGGACCTGTCGGCGCTCGACGGTGCCTCGGTTGTCGTCGTCGGGGGCGGTTTCGGTGGACTCTCTACTGCGTGTTATCTCGCGGACGCCGGTGCCGAGGTAACGCTCCTCGAGAAGAACGACCAGCTCGGCGGGCGCGCCTCCCGGCTCGAACGTGACGGGTTCCGCTTCGACATGGGGCCCTCGTGGTATCTCATGCCCGACGTCTTCGAGCGCTTCTTCGGGTACTTCGACCGGACGCCCAGCGACTACTACGGGCTCACGCGCCTGGACCCGCACTACCGCATCTTCTTCAAGGACGGCGACCGGGTCGACATGGTCCCGGACCTCCAGGAGAACCGCGAGACGTTCGAGGCGTACGAACCCGGCGCGGGCGCGAAGTTCGACGAGTATCTCCGCAAGTCGGAGCGGAACTACCAGATCGGGATGGAGCACTTCGTCTACGAGGACCGCTCTCGCCTCCGGGACTTCCTCGACCTCGACGTGGCGAAGAACGCGTGGGGGCTCTCGCTCATCGGGTCGATGCAGGACCACGTCGAGAAGTACTTCTCGCACCCGAAGCTCCAGCAGATCATGCAGTACACGCTGGTCTTTCTCGGCGGGTCGCCGAAGAACACGCCGGCGCTGTACAACCTCATGAGCCACGTCGACTTCAACCTCGGCGTCTACTACCCCGACAACGGCCTCGGTGGGGTCGTCGACGGCATCGTCGAGATGGCCGAGGAACTCGGCGTCGACTTCCACACGGGGACGCCCGTCGAGGAGATTCGGGGACGGTCGGGCGCGTTCGTCGTCCGCACCGCGAACGGTGAGTTTCTCGCGGACTACGTCGTGAGCGACGCCGACTACGCCCACACCGAAAGAGAGCTCCTGCCGCCGGAGAAACGGCAGTACTCCGACGCCTACTGGGAGTCGCGGACCTACGCCCCCTCCGCGTTCTTGCTCTACCTCGGGGTGGAAGGCGACGTCGACCCGCTCGCACACCACACGCTCGTGCTCCCGACCGAGTGGGACGAACACTTCGAGAAGATCTTCGACGACCCCGCGTGGCCGGACGACCCGGCGTACTACCTCTGTGTCCCCTCCGAGACCGACGACTCGGTGGCCCCGGCGGGCCACTCGAACCTCTTCGTGCTCGTGCCCGTCGCCGCCGGCCTCGAGGACACGCCCGCGCTCAGACGGGAGTACCGCGAACTCGTCCTCGACGACATCGCCGCCAACACGGGTGTCGACCTCAGAGACAGAATCGTCGTCGAGGAGTCGTTCTGTGTCTCCGACTTCGCCGCCCGATACAACGCGACGAAGGGGACCGCGCTCGGTCTCGCACACACCCTCCGGCAGACCGCCATCTTCCGCCCGCCGAACGCCTCACAGAAGATGGACGGGCTGTTCTTCACGGGGTCGTTCACCCAGCCCGGTATCGGCGTCCCCATGTGTCTCATCAGCGGACAGCTCACGGCAGAACGGATGGCCGAGACAATCGGTGAGTGA
- a CDS encoding ZIP family metal transporter, with product MGLTTETRELISNPEGSRLGLGAVGLLVALSAYAVSAGLWKLLGISWAAFAAMAGAAALGGRTRGESPTVLVWGYGLASGAMITSAAVFLLPSAIGHHAQFGGFGVALGVLVGFGSHSIGHRLAHLDMPLDRTVAELSAHALAAGVVIGVVYGNMPDLGLLLGLSIVSHKGPAGYAAASRLARDGGNVSAILLPSVGVGLTAITAASLQLPTNPALRGIVFGFATGIFLHVAMDFLPRCELGSEVHDALSVDGDAHALLDRLRLHAVASTVLGGLVVFVAWLTLA from the coding sequence ATGGGATTAACAACCGAGACACGGGAGTTAATATCCAACCCGGAGGGCTCGCGGCTCGGCCTCGGTGCCGTGGGGCTCCTCGTCGCGCTCTCGGCGTACGCCGTCTCCGCGGGACTGTGGAAGCTGCTCGGGATATCGTGGGCTGCGTTCGCCGCGATGGCCGGCGCGGCCGCGCTCGGCGGGCGGACCCGCGGGGAGAGCCCGACGGTCCTCGTGTGGGGGTACGGCCTCGCCTCGGGTGCGATGATCACCTCCGCGGCGGTGTTCTTGCTCCCCTCGGCTATCGGTCACCACGCCCAGTTCGGCGGGTTCGGCGTCGCGCTCGGGGTGCTGGTCGGCTTCGGGTCACACTCCATCGGCCACCGCCTCGCTCACCTCGACATGCCGCTCGACCGCACCGTCGCCGAACTCTCCGCGCACGCGCTCGCGGCGGGCGTCGTCATCGGCGTCGTCTACGGCAACATGCCCGACCTCGGACTCCTCTTAGGACTCTCCATCGTCTCACACAAGGGCCCGGCGGGCTACGCGGCGGCCTCCCGACTCGCACGGGACGGCGGGAACGTCTCCGCCATCCTCCTCCCGTCGGTCGGGGTCGGCCTCACCGCCATCACGGCCGCCTCGCTCCAGTTACCGACGAACCCCGCGCTGCGCGGCATCGTCTTCGGCTTCGCGACCGGCATCTTCCTCCACGTCGCCATGGACTTCCTGCCGCGCTGTGAACTGGGTAGCGAGGTCCACGACGCCCTCTCCGTCGACGGCGACGCGCACGCCCTGCTCGACCGACTCCGTCTCCACGCCGTCGCCAGCACCGTCCTCGGCGGCCTCGTCGTCTTCGTCGCGTGGCTCACGCTCGCCTGA
- a CDS encoding PAS domain S-box protein → MTAGEGEIQSCAGYRALLDHVSDLVLLVDDAGTVSYANATAARTLGVDPDALVGESLLDRVHEADVDELESLLAATEARAADERLSAEVRVRTGDGEWTWQSFSREGTQPTSLDGVVVTARDVTAQRRIEERFRHLVETASDLFVVLDEDGTVTYATPAASRVLGYEHDELVGENVLEHIHPDDRDAVATELHHGLDDPGYTATIEHRFRTKSGEWRWLESRGRSLPDAPALEGRVVVVTRDITDRHRRERQITAQNERLNAFTAMVSHDLQNPLAVASGSLELYRQTGDEAALDRVDQALRRTSELTSDLLSLSRQGRTVEDPVPVDIADCVTAALETSPLPADTVTVAAGLPTVRGDESRVRSLFENLFRNVADHAGDDPRVWVEPLAGADGVGFAVEDDGPGIPVDAADSVFELGHSSDRDGTGIGLYIVDTIAAAHGWDVSVTTGRDGGARFEFTGIDVVSAA, encoded by the coding sequence ATGACCGCTGGAGAGGGGGAGATACAGTCATGTGCGGGGTATCGCGCGTTGCTCGACCACGTCTCGGACCTCGTGCTGCTCGTCGACGACGCCGGGACGGTCAGCTACGCCAACGCGACAGCGGCGCGCACGCTCGGTGTCGACCCCGACGCGCTCGTCGGTGAGTCGCTTCTCGACCGCGTCCACGAGGCAGACGTCGACGAACTCGAGTCGCTGCTGGCCGCGACCGAGGCGCGGGCGGCCGACGAACGTCTCAGCGCCGAGGTGCGCGTCAGGACCGGAGACGGCGAGTGGACCTGGCAGTCGTTCAGCCGCGAGGGCACCCAGCCGACGTCGCTCGACGGCGTGGTCGTCACCGCCCGCGACGTCACGGCACAGCGACGTATCGAAGAACGGTTCAGACACCTCGTCGAGACGGCCTCCGACCTGTTCGTGGTGCTCGACGAAGACGGCACCGTGACGTACGCGACGCCCGCGGCGAGTCGCGTCCTCGGATACGAACACGACGAACTGGTCGGGGAGAACGTCCTCGAGCATATCCACCCGGACGACCGCGACGCGGTCGCCACGGAACTCCACCACGGACTCGACGACCCCGGCTACACCGCTACCATCGAGCACCGCTTCCGAACGAAGAGCGGCGAGTGGCGCTGGCTCGAATCGCGGGGCCGGAGCCTCCCCGACGCGCCCGCACTGGAGGGCCGTGTCGTCGTGGTCACGCGCGACATCACCGACCGCCACCGTCGCGAGCGACAGATCACCGCACAGAACGAGCGGCTGAACGCCTTCACCGCCATGGTCTCACACGACCTCCAGAACCCGCTCGCCGTCGCCAGCGGGAGCCTCGAACTCTACCGGCAGACGGGTGACGAGGCCGCCCTCGACCGCGTCGACCAGGCCCTCCGGCGGACGTCGGAGCTGACGTCGGACCTGCTCAGCCTCTCTCGTCAGGGACGCACCGTCGAGGACCCCGTCCCGGTCGACATCGCCGACTGTGTCACCGCCGCGCTGGAGACGAGTCCCCTCCCGGCCGACACCGTCACCGTCGCCGCGGGGCTCCCGACGGTGCGCGGAGACGAGAGTCGCGTCCGGTCGCTGTTCGAGAACCTCTTCCGCAACGTCGCCGACCACGCCGGTGACGACCCGCGGGTGTGGGTCGAACCGCTCGCTGGCGCCGATGGGGTGGGTTTCGCCGTCGAAGACGACGGTCCGGGCATCCCGGTCGACGCCGCCGACTCGGTGTTCGAACTCGGCCACTCGTCGGACCGCGACGGCACCGGCATCGGGCTGTACATCGTCGACACCATCGCGGCGGCGCACGGCTGGGACGTCTCGGTCACGACGGGGCGAGACGGTGGCGCGCGCTTCGAATTCACGGGCATCGACGTCGTCTCGGCGGCGTAG
- a CDS encoding universal stress protein, whose product MGDLALVAYDGSPLAQRALEYALRKFPDDDLLVFYVVDPVYAVYEAEFGGPAQAKRWPDDVADVSTRLLEEAKSTAADHAGDVTTASATGKPERKILEAVDEYDADAVVMGSHGRTGVSRLVMGSTAEAVMRHSPVPVTVVR is encoded by the coding sequence ATGGGAGACCTCGCGCTCGTCGCGTACGACGGTTCACCGCTCGCTCAGCGCGCCCTCGAGTACGCCCTCAGGAAGTTCCCCGACGACGACCTCCTCGTCTTCTACGTCGTCGATCCGGTGTACGCGGTGTACGAAGCCGAGTTCGGCGGCCCCGCCCAGGCAAAGCGGTGGCCGGACGACGTCGCGGACGTGTCGACGCGTCTCCTCGAGGAAGCCAAATCGACGGCCGCCGACCACGCCGGCGACGTGACGACGGCGAGTGCGACCGGCAAACCGGAGCGCAAAATCCTCGAGGCCGTCGACGAGTACGACGCCGACGCCGTCGTCATGGGGAGCCACGGTCGCACGGGCGTCTCGCGACTCGTGATGGGGAGCACTGCCGAGGCCGTGATGCGCCACTCGCCGGTGCCCGTGACGGTCGTCAGATGA
- a CDS encoding prenyltransferase has translation MDTSTTTEEGRANATSNGGVQETGRYLLTLSRPRFWLYLAGPVVVGVAAAARTPGELFAPLAVAFFAYFLVPANLFLYGVNDVFDADVDAENPKKEGREARWQGDRTVVATILVSGALGFGLTAATPAVAWPYLAGFFFLAVEYSAPPLRFKTTPFLDSLSNGLYILPGAAAFATLTGTHPPLGALVGAWLWTMGMHTFSAIPDIEPDREAGIATTATVLGEERTYAYCGAAWLAAAVAFAVVDARISLLLLAYPVVVFALYWSDVPTDRAYWWYPALNTLVGMVLTMGLLWRLIYG, from the coding sequence ATGGACACGAGCACGACCACCGAGGAGGGACGGGCGAACGCCACCTCGAACGGGGGTGTCCAGGAGACGGGTCGCTATCTCCTGACCCTGTCGCGGCCGCGCTTCTGGCTGTATCTCGCCGGCCCCGTCGTCGTCGGTGTCGCCGCCGCCGCTCGCACGCCAGGGGAACTGTTCGCCCCGCTGGCCGTCGCCTTCTTCGCGTACTTCCTCGTCCCGGCGAACCTCTTCCTGTACGGCGTCAACGACGTCTTCGACGCCGACGTCGACGCGGAGAACCCGAAGAAAGAGGGCCGAGAGGCGCGCTGGCAGGGTGACCGGACGGTTGTCGCCACCATCCTCGTCTCGGGCGCGCTCGGCTTCGGACTCACCGCCGCGACGCCCGCCGTCGCGTGGCCGTACCTCGCCGGCTTCTTCTTTCTCGCCGTCGAGTACAGCGCGCCACCGCTGCGGTTCAAGACGACGCCGTTTCTGGACTCGCTGTCGAACGGGCTGTACATCCTGCCCGGGGCGGCCGCCTTCGCCACCCTGACGGGGACCCACCCGCCGCTGGGCGCGCTCGTCGGCGCGTGGCTCTGGACGATGGGGATGCACACCTTCTCGGCCATCCCCGACATCGAACCCGACCGCGAAGCGGGAATCGCAACGACGGCGACGGTCCTCGGCGAGGAGCGGACGTACGCCTACTGCGGGGCGGCGTGGCTCGCCGCGGCCGTCGCCTTCGCCGTCGTCGACGCGCGCATCTCCTTGCTCCTCCTCGCGTACCCCGTCGTCGTCTTCGCGCTCTACTGGTCTGACGTGCCGACCGACCGCGCGTACTGGTGGTACCCCGCGTTGAACACGCTGGTCGGGATGGTCCTGACCATGGGGCTGCTGTGGAGGCTCATCTATGGATAG
- the cruF gene encoding bisanhydrobacterioruberin hydratase: MDRHDVEARLERLVRENRFTISVFFPLNGAVLLVASAEGLLPAPLSFNPLLILFGTLVMRSPLVVGVLPLVARRAALALGALVAYSYAIEYIGVHTGYPYGEFFYGVDLGPTLYGVPLGLPVFFIPLVMNAYLLVSLLLGEKAASRPLRLVSVIAAVLAMDLVLDPGAVALGFWVYPAGGLYYGVPLSNYAGWVLSATVAVVALDVAFSREALLDRLRYTEFMLDDLVSFVILWGGINAWFGNWAAVAIAAVFGVGLVRTERFDSRLLRVPRPRLDRFW; the protein is encoded by the coding sequence ATGGATAGACACGACGTGGAGGCCCGACTGGAGCGACTCGTCCGCGAGAACCGCTTCACCATCTCCGTGTTCTTCCCGCTGAACGGGGCGGTCCTCCTCGTCGCCAGCGCCGAGGGCCTCCTCCCGGCACCGCTGTCGTTCAACCCGCTTCTCATCCTCTTTGGGACGCTCGTCATGCGGTCGCCGCTCGTCGTCGGTGTCCTCCCGCTCGTCGCCCGGCGGGCGGCGCTCGCGCTCGGCGCGCTCGTCGCGTACTCGTACGCCATCGAGTACATCGGTGTCCACACGGGCTACCCGTACGGCGAGTTCTTCTACGGCGTCGACCTCGGCCCCACCCTGTACGGGGTGCCGCTCGGCCTCCCCGTGTTCTTCATCCCGCTGGTGATGAACGCGTACCTGCTCGTCTCGCTCCTCCTGGGCGAGAAGGCGGCGTCGCGACCGCTCCGGCTCGTCAGCGTCATCGCCGCCGTCCTCGCGATGGACCTCGTCCTCGACCCCGGGGCCGTCGCACTCGGCTTCTGGGTGTATCCGGCCGGCGGACTCTACTACGGCGTCCCGCTGTCGAACTACGCGGGGTGGGTGCTCTCGGCGACCGTCGCCGTCGTCGCCCTCGACGTCGCGTTCTCCCGTGAGGCGCTCCTCGACCGCCTCCGGTACACCGAGTTCATGCTCGACGACCTGGTGAGCTTCGTCATCCTCTGGGGCGGTATCAACGCCTGGTTCGGCAACTGGGCCGCCGTCGCCATCGCCGCCGTCTTCGGCGTCGGCCTCGTCCGGACCGAACGCTTCGACTCCCGGCTGCTCCGGGTCCCGCGCCCCCGACTCGACCGGTTCTGGTAG
- a CDS encoding ArsR/SmtB family transcription factor, whose protein sequence is MEKALWYLLTATRGGENRVRLIRALSERPRNANKLAEELDVSYKTVRHHLDMLEDHGVVESGGNEYGKLYFLTDRFETNRETFERITEHMD, encoded by the coding sequence ATGGAGAAGGCGCTCTGGTATCTGCTCACGGCGACCCGCGGCGGTGAGAACCGCGTCCGCCTCATCCGTGCGTTATCGGAGCGCCCGCGCAACGCGAACAAACTCGCGGAGGAACTCGACGTGAGCTACAAGACCGTCCGCCACCACCTCGACATGCTCGAAGACCACGGCGTCGTCGAGAGCGGCGGGAACGAGTACGGGAAGCTCTACTTCCTCACCGATCGGTTCGAGACGAACCGCGAGACGTTCGAGCGCATCACGGAGCACATGGACTAA
- a CDS encoding SDR family oxidoreductase yields the protein MDDTTVVITGGSSGIGAACVRAFASEGATVVACARETDAIETMAAEFETVEAVRADVRDEYDVERLMETAARLGGTIDVVVANAGINHGPPGQMNLAEEPYSRFDDTLRTNVRGVFTTIKEAVPHLSEGARLLVPSGSIAREAKPGMGAYAISKAGAEALVRGFATDIDQSVGIVDPGLVATEVTGGQGREAEDVAPMFLWAATDCPAADLDGQVVDLRAWKKATR from the coding sequence ATGGACGACACGACAGTAGTCATCACCGGTGGGAGCAGCGGCATCGGCGCGGCCTGCGTCCGGGCGTTCGCGAGCGAGGGCGCGACGGTGGTCGCGTGCGCGAGAGAGACCGATGCCATCGAGACGATGGCGGCCGAGTTCGAGACGGTCGAGGCCGTCCGAGCCGACGTCCGCGACGAGTACGACGTCGAGCGGCTGATGGAGACCGCGGCGCGACTCGGTGGCACCATCGACGTCGTCGTCGCCAACGCGGGCATCAACCACGGACCCCCCGGGCAGATGAACCTCGCCGAGGAGCCGTACTCGCGGTTCGACGACACGCTGCGGACCAACGTTCGCGGCGTCTTCACGACCATCAAGGAGGCCGTCCCCCACCTCTCCGAGGGGGCGCGACTGCTCGTCCCCTCCGGCTCCATCGCTCGGGAGGCGAAGCCGGGGATGGGCGCGTACGCCATCTCCAAGGCGGGCGCGGAGGCGCTGGTCCGAGGGTTCGCCACCGACATCGACCAGTCGGTCGGCATCGTCGACCCCGGCCTCGTCGCGACGGAGGTCACCGGCGGCCAGGGGCGAGAGGCCGAGGACGTGGCACCGATGTTCCTGTGGGCGGCGACCGACTGCCCCGCCGCAGACCTCGACGGACAGGTCGTCGACCTGCGGGCGTGGAAGAAAGCGACACGCTAG
- a CDS encoding molybdopterin-dependent oxidoreductase has translation MESNSTRRRPVRTRALEGAVAVAVGLGAVSGSYAAVGADPTFLAAPVAGWVTALTPDAVITWAILTLGSLGQSLGFALALGVSAVGVGVVAAGSRILARATDADPLVRHALTVVAVGAVTLVLTGGLLSAVGAALGAGVVSLSAHRLRPTATARTDRRGFLRAVAAAAAVTGAGALLGTRSGTDSATSDVESATTGGDTDPVVDDLLATASARTLDLPDLDPLVSREFYQVDINSVDPDLSVAAWSLRLTGAVDEPRAFDYDELTSLPAEHRFVTLQCVGDGLNGKKIDTALWTGVPIVDLLPDLPDECCVMLRAADDYYEEFPMEALRNGFIAYRMNGRPLPRGHGYPVRALIPGHWGEINVKWLTEIEVLEEPADGYWEERGWHGTGPVNTVAKLHSVSSAGDGGRVRVGGHAYAGTRGIERVEVSTDGGTSWAEATLSEPLPGAVDARTGEARREEAEDAWRMWAYEYAAADPHEVVVRAVDGTGQLQEETERRAFPRGPTGWVSRRVDPRRL, from the coding sequence ATGGAGTCGAACTCGACGCGTCGACGGCCAGTCCGCACGCGGGCACTCGAGGGGGCCGTCGCGGTCGCCGTCGGCCTCGGTGCCGTCTCTGGCTCGTACGCCGCCGTCGGTGCCGACCCGACGTTCCTCGCCGCGCCCGTCGCCGGCTGGGTGACGGCGCTGACGCCCGACGCCGTCATCACGTGGGCGATCTTGACCCTCGGGAGCCTCGGCCAGTCGCTGGGGTTCGCCCTCGCCCTCGGCGTGAGCGCCGTCGGTGTCGGCGTCGTCGCCGCAGGGAGCCGCATCCTCGCCAGAGCGACGGACGCCGACCCGCTCGTGCGACACGCACTCACCGTGGTCGCCGTGGGTGCGGTGACGCTCGTCCTCACCGGTGGCCTGCTGTCGGCGGTCGGTGCAGCACTCGGGGCCGGAGTGGTCTCGCTGTCCGCCCACCGACTTCGGCCGACGGCGACCGCCCGAACCGACCGCCGCGGCTTCCTCCGCGCCGTCGCGGCCGCCGCCGCGGTCACGGGCGCGGGTGCCCTCCTCGGGACGCGGTCGGGGACCGACAGCGCGACCAGCGACGTCGAGAGCGCGACGACCGGTGGGGACACCGACCCCGTGGTCGACGACCTGCTGGCGACAGCGTCGGCGCGGACGCTCGACCTCCCCGACCTCGACCCGCTCGTCTCGCGGGAGTTCTACCAGGTGGACATCAACAGCGTCGACCCCGACCTCTCGGTCGCGGCGTGGTCGCTTCGGCTGACCGGCGCTGTCGACGAGCCACGCGCGTTCGACTACGACGAACTCACGAGTCTCCCCGCCGAACACCGCTTCGTCACGCTCCAGTGCGTCGGTGACGGGCTCAACGGGAAGAAGATCGACACCGCGCTGTGGACCGGCGTTCCCATCGTCGACCTCCTCCCCGACCTCCCCGACGAGTGCTGCGTGATGCTCCGGGCAGCGGACGACTACTACGAGGAGTTCCCCATGGAGGCGTTGCGGAACGGCTTCATCGCCTACCGGATGAACGGCCGGCCGCTGCCGCGCGGACACGGCTACCCGGTTCGGGCGCTCATCCCGGGCCACTGGGGGGAGATCAACGTGAAGTGGCTCACCGAAATCGAGGTGCTCGAAGAGCCGGCCGACGGCTACTGGGAGGAGCGCGGCTGGCACGGTACCGGCCCCGTCAACACCGTCGCGAAGCTCCACTCGGTGTCCAGCGCGGGCGACGGGGGGCGGGTGCGGGTCGGCGGACACGCCTACGCCGGCACTCGCGGTATCGAGCGGGTCGAGGTGTCGACGGACGGCGGCACCTCGTGGGCCGAGGCGACGCTCTCGGAACCGCTTCCGGGTGCGGTCGACGCGCGGACGGGCGAGGCCCGCCGCGAGGAAGCCGAAGACGCCTGGCGGATGTGGGCGTACGAGTACGCCGCCGCCGACCCACACGAGGTGGTCGTCCGCGCCGTCGACGGCACCGGCCAACTACAAGAGGAGACCGAACGACGGGCGTTCCCGCGCGGGCCGACGGGCTGGGTCTCTCGGCGTGTCGACCCACGGAGATTATAA
- a CDS encoding phytoene/squalene synthase family protein codes for MVNTRQVEQSKRIQQRTGKTFHLATRLLPERVRHATYVLYAFFRVADEVVDTADPAPPEEQRAELERLRAEALGEREPTDPVLAAFNEVCERNGIADEDVEVFVDAMRSDIDTSRYETYDELEAYMDGSAAAVGRMMTAVMDPDPPARERALPHATKLGEAFQMSNFLRDVREDVVERDRVYLPQETLRRHGVSEEEVKAFEFSERFRAVMEDELARTEELYREGVAGIKYLPDDCQFAVLLAAVLYADHHRAIRRHDYDVLSTTPSLSTPRKLWLLARTRLAWMRTRDPETVFRRVSVVPYPSTHTARDPDRRPGSGRGDRFASWVRDLI; via the coding sequence ATGGTAAACACACGACAGGTCGAACAGAGCAAACGGATCCAGCAGCGGACGGGGAAGACGTTCCACCTCGCGACCCGACTCCTCCCCGAACGCGTCAGACACGCCACCTACGTGCTGTACGCGTTCTTCCGCGTCGCCGACGAGGTGGTCGACACGGCCGACCCCGCCCCGCCCGAGGAACAACGGGCGGAACTCGAGCGGTTGCGGGCGGAGGCGCTCGGGGAGCGAGAGCCGACGGACCCGGTGCTCGCCGCGTTCAACGAGGTCTGCGAACGGAACGGCATCGCCGACGAGGACGTCGAGGTGTTCGTCGACGCGATGCGCTCCGACATCGACACGAGTCGGTACGAGACCTACGACGAACTCGAGGCGTACATGGACGGCTCGGCCGCCGCCGTCGGCCGGATGATGACCGCCGTGATGGACCCCGACCCGCCGGCACGCGAGCGCGCACTCCCGCACGCGACGAAACTCGGAGAGGCGTTCCAGATGTCGAACTTCCTCCGTGACGTCCGCGAGGACGTCGTCGAGCGCGACCGGGTCTACCTCCCCCAGGAGACGCTCCGTCGACACGGCGTGAGCGAGGAGGAGGTCAAGGCGTTCGAGTTCTCCGAGCGGTTCCGCGCCGTCATGGAGGACGAACTCGCCCGGACCGAGGAACTCTACCGCGAGGGCGTCGCGGGCATCAAGTACCTCCCCGACGACTGCCAGTTCGCGGTCCTGCTGGCGGCGGTGCTGTACGCGGACCACCACCGCGCCATCCGGCGCCACGACTACGACGTGCTGTCGACGACCCCCTCGCTGTCGACCCCCCGGAAGCTCTGGCTCCTCGCGCGGACGCGGCTGGCGTGGATGCGGACGCGCGACCCCGAGACGGTGTTCCGGCGGGTCAGCGTCGTCCCATATCCCAGCACCCACACCGCACGCGACCCCGACAGACGCCCCGGCAGCGGGCGTGGGGACCGCTTCGCCTCGTGGGTCCGCGACCTCATCTGA
- a CDS encoding HVO_2523 family zinc finger protein — protein MEPDIRGRPCPLCGASMDHRHCKYICPEHGVVYDCSDTFW, from the coding sequence ATGGAGCCGGATATCAGAGGCCGTCCCTGTCCACTCTGTGGGGCCTCGATGGACCACCGCCACTGCAAGTACATCTGCCCCGAACACGGGGTCGTCTACGACTGTAGTGACACCTTCTGGTGA
- a CDS encoding VIT1/CCC1 transporter family protein — protein MLETLLGDDVDDSGKYLAEVIYGANDGIVTTFAVVAGVAGAALSPSIVLVLGMANLLADGFSMGMSNYLSRRSEMDYQRARGTHDAGDDGGKSPASTAFVTFLGFVLAGGTPLVPYALALEPLFPLSIVFTGVAFFTVGASRSLVTARRWYINGGEMFVVGMAAATVAFVVGTLLKGIA, from the coding sequence ATGCTCGAGACGCTTCTCGGTGACGACGTCGACGATTCGGGAAAGTACCTCGCAGAGGTCATCTACGGGGCGAACGACGGCATCGTCACGACGTTCGCGGTCGTCGCCGGCGTCGCCGGTGCCGCACTGAGTCCCTCGATCGTCCTCGTCCTCGGCATGGCGAACCTCCTCGCCGACGGGTTCTCGATGGGGATGAGCAACTACCTGAGCCGACGCTCCGAGATGGACTACCAGCGCGCCCGCGGGACCCACGACGCCGGCGACGACGGGGGTAAGTCGCCGGCGTCGACCGCGTTCGTCACCTTCCTCGGGTTCGTCCTCGCCGGTGGAACACCGCTCGTCCCGTACGCCCTCGCGCTCGAACCGCTCTTCCCGCTGTCGATCGTGTTCACCGGCGTCGCGTTCTTCACTGTTGGGGCGAGTCGGAGTCTCGTCACGGCGCGTCGGTGGTACATCAATGGCGGAGAGATGTTCGTCGTCGGGATGGCCGCGGCGACGGTCGCGTTCGTCGTCGGAACGCTGCTGAAAGGAATCGCGTGA